The genome window AAGTATTCAATtctcatttcgaaaaattgaaattttaatatttttcaggaaaaagagCTGCACAAATTAAATGCAACAATCGCTCGCGTCCCGGTGGGGGAGTTTGTCGCTTACGCGGAGAACGCTGTCAAAAATGAGACGGATTCCGAAGCTGTTGGCTCATCGTCGGTCAAACGTGAAAACTCGGCAAATGATTCGCCCGCTAACACCAATGACGTCGACATTGTCTCGTCACCGGTCAAGAGAGGACGTGGGCGCAAAGCAAAGAATCCGTCCGCTGACGCGGATGTCAACGACACCGGCTCATCACCAGTCAAGAAGGGACGTGGTCGCCCAATAAAGAATCCTTCAGCTGATGCTGGTTCCCCATTGGTCAAGAAAGGACGTGGACGCAGAGCGCAAACTCCGGCAGCTGACACGGACGCCATCGACACCGCCTCATCACCAGTCAAGAAGGGACGTGGTCGCCCAGCAAAGAATCCTTCAGCTGATGCTGGTTCCCCATTGGTCAAGAAAGGACGTGGTCGCCAAGCGAAAAATCTGGCCGCTGACACGGATGCCATCGACACCGCCTCATCACCAGTCAAGAAGGGACGCGGTCGCCCACTGAAGAAAACTGCCGCTGAAGCCGACGTCAACGGATTGGGCTCACCATCTGCCAACCGAATAACTGGCTGCCCTCCATCGACAAAGGTTTCGAATCAATCTTCACCACCGGAACCTGCTGTCAACGAGTCTGAAGAGGCCGATGAGCCAGTCCTGAAGCGAGGACGTTCAGTGAAGCAGCCCAAAGACGAATCCGAGTCTGACGACGAGGATGCTGAGAAGGCTCCAGCCGCCATTCCAAAGAAGCGCGGGCGCCCAGGAAAATCTGCCATTGATGCCTTCTTCGATGGCTCAGACTAATTCATTCCtctgttcaatttttaccCCATTATTTGCCTGCCATACCTGTGCACATCGAACTATTCGATCTCTAAATTTTAATCGTTGTTtcttatatttattttaaccACTGTGCATGAAAAAGCTGGTTATACATAATCgtttatattttcaatcaatCGGGGGAGATAACGAATTTCAGTGAGAAAATGCTTGCAtaagagttgaaaaaaaggaaaatagtattaataaaaaaaggtTCTCCGGTGAAAATTCTTCAACAAAATGGATCTAATTTAGAGCTGGAAGGGCGAGTTTCGgggctgaaaatgttggaaaggGCAACCGGGTGGATGGATGGGGCGTTTGAAACGCATACAGATGAAGAAGAATGTGgcaggaatttgaaaaaaaaacattttgaatacgATTATTAGTATTACACGTTAGTCAGTTTCGATGGAAAAACCGGCGAATGTgtaatattttacaaaaaatgaaataaaaagtgtCA of Caenorhabditis elegans chromosome II contains these proteins:
- the hmg-12 gene encoding High mobility group protein hmg-12 (Partially confirmed by transcript evidence) is translated as MSDVAEEKAEFLVIRTYGSESFRKECADLIEKELHKLNATIARVPVGEFVAYAENAVKNETDSEAVGSSSVKRENSANDSPANTNDVDIVSSPVKRGRGRKAKNPSADADVNDTGSSPVKKGRGRPIKNPSADAGSPLVKKGRGRRAQTPAADTDAIDTASSPVKKGRGRPAKNPSADAGSPLVKKGRGRQAKNLAADTDAIDTASSPVKKGRGRPLKKTAAEADVNGLGSPSANRITGCPPSTKVSNQSSPPEPAVNESEEADEPVLKRGRSVKQPKDESESDDEDAEKAPAAIPKKRGRPGKSAIDAFFDGSD